A genomic stretch from Coffea arabica cultivar ET-39 chromosome 10c, Coffea Arabica ET-39 HiFi, whole genome shotgun sequence includes:
- the LOC113714228 gene encoding uncharacterized protein, with amino-acid sequence MGSKAMRSRLAPLLTTVLVVFVALGLPLETAADYYKYSSPPPHNYSSPPPLLYSPPPPIYKSPPPPYHYSSPSPPEHSPPPPPPVYKSPPPPYHYSSPPPPVHSPPPPPYHYLSPPPPVHSSPPPPVYKSPPPLSPFYKSPPPPYHYSSPPPPVHSPPPPPVYKSPPPPPPVYKSSPSPYHYSSPPPPVHSPPPLPVYKSPSPPYHYSSPSPPVHAPPPPIYKSPPPPPPVYKSPPPPYHYSSPPPPVHSPPPAPVYKSPPPPYHYFSPPPPVHSPPPPPVYKSPPPPPLVYKSPPPPYHYFSPPPPVHSPPPPPVYKSPPPPYHYSSPPPPVHSPPPPPVYKSPPPPYHYSSPPPPVHSPPPAPVYKSPPPPYHYFSPPPPVHSPPPPPVYKSPPPPPLVYKSPPPPYHYFSPPPPVHSPPPSPVYKSPPPPYHYFSPPPPVHSPPPPPVYKSPPPPPPVYKSPPPPYHYSSPPPPVHSPQPSPVYKTPPPPLLVYKSPPPPYHYSSPPPPVHSPPPPPVYKSPPPPYHYSSPPPPVHAPPPPIYKSPPPPPPVYKSPPPPYHYSSPPSPVHSPPPPPVYKSPPPPYHYSSPPPPVHSPPPPPIYKSPPPPPLVYKSPPPPYHYFSPPPPVHSPPPPPVYKSPPPPYHYSSPPPPVHSPPPPPVYKSPPPPPPVYKSPPPPYHYFSPPPPVHSPPPPPVYKSPPPPYHYSSPPPPVHSPPPPPVYKSPPPPPLVYKSPPPPYHYFSPPPPVHSPPSPPVYKSPPPPYHYSSPPPPGHSPPPPPVHKSPPPPVYKYKSPPPPSPIYKSPSPPSPVYKLPPPPPPVYKSPPPSIYKYKSPPLPPPVYKSSPPPAYKSPPLPVYSSPPPPIYKSPPPPYHYYYNSPPPPPRHY; translated from the coding sequence ATGGGGAGCAAAGCAATGCGGTCTAGGCTGGCTCCTCTTCTTACCACCGTTTTGGTGGTATTCGTCGCTCTTGGCTTGCCTTTAGAGACTGCAGCTGACTATTACAAGTATTCATCTCCTCCTCCTCACAACTATTCCTCACCACCACCTCTACTGTATTCACCACCACCTCCTATTTACAAGTCACCTCCACCACCTTACCACTATTCCTCACCGTCACCTCCAGAGCATTCACCTCCACCACCGCCTCCAGTTTACAAGTCACCCCCGCCACCTTACCACTACTCCTCACCACCACCTCCAGTGCATTCGCCTCCTCCACCACCTTACCACTATTTATCACCACCACCTCCAGTGCATTCTTCTCCACCACCACCGGTTTACAAGTCACCTCCACCACTATCTCCATTTTACAAGTCCCCACCACCACCTTACCATTATTCCTCGCCACCACCTCCAGTGCATTCACCTCCACCGCCACCAGTTTACAAGTCacctccaccacctcctccaGTTTATAAGTCCTCGCCATCACCTTACCATTATTCCTCACCACCACCTCCAGTGCATTCACCCCCACCCCTACCTGTTTACAAGTCACCCTCACCACCTTACCATTATTCCTCACCATCACCTCCTGTGCATGCACCTCCACCACCAATTTACAAGTCacctccaccacctcctccaGTTTACAAGTCTCCACCACCACCTTACCATTATTCCTCACCACCACCTCCAGTGCATTCACCCCCACCAGCACCAGTTTACAAGTCCCCGCCACCACCTTACCATTATTTCTCACCACCACCTCCAGTGCATtcacctccaccaccaccgGTTTACAAGTCACCTCCACCACCTCCTCTAGTTTACAAGTCCCCGCCACCACCTTACCATTATTTCTCACCACCACCTCCAGTGCATTCACCCCCACCACCACCAGTTTACAAGTCTCCGCCACCACCTTACCATTATTCCTCACCACCACCTCCAGTGCATTCACCCCCACCACCACCAGTTTACAAGTCTCCGCCACCACCTTACCATTATTCCTCACCACCACCTCCAGTGCATTCACCCCCACCAGCACCAGTTTACAAGTCCCCGCCACCACCTTACCATTATTTCTCACCACCACCTCCAGTGCATtcacctccaccaccaccgGTTTACAAGTCACCTCCACCACCTCCTCTAGTTTACAAGTCCCCGCCACCACCTTACCATTATTTCTCACCACCACCTCCAGTGCATTCACCCCCACCATCACCAGTTTACAAGTCTCCGCCACCACCTTACCATTATTTCTCACCACCACCTCCAGTGCATtcacctccaccaccaccgGTTTACAAGTCacctccaccacctcctccaGTTTACAAGTCTCCACCACCACCTTACCATTATTCCTCACCACCACCTCCAGTGCATTCACCCCAACCATCACCAGTTTACAAGACACCTCCACCACCTCTTCTAGTTTACAAGTCTCCACCACCACCTTACCATTATTCCTCACCACCACCTCCAGTGCATTCACCCCCACCACCACCAGTTTACAAGTCTCCGCCACCACCTTACCATTATTCCTCACCACCACCTCCTGTGCATGCACCTCCACCACCAATTTACAAGTCacctccaccacctcctccaGTTTACAAGTCTCCACCACCACCTTACCATTATTCCTCACCACCATCTCCAGTGCATTCACCCCCACCACCACCAGTTTACAAGTCTCCGCCACCACCTTACCATTATTcctcaccaccaccaccagtgCATTCGCCTCCACCACCACCGATTTATAAGTCACCTCCACCACCTCCTCTAGTTTACAAGTCCCCGCCACCACCTTACCATTATTTCTCACCACCACCTCCAGTGCATTCACCCCCACCACCACCAGTTTACAAGTCTCCGCCACCACCTTACCATTATTCCTCACCACCACCTCCAGTGCATtcacctccaccaccaccgGTTTACAAGTCACCGCCACCACCTCCTCCAGTTTACAAGTCCCCGCCACCACCTTACCATTATTTCTCACCACCACCTCCAGTGCATTCACCCCCACCACCACCAGTTTACAAGTCTCCACCACCACCTTACCATTATTCCTCACCACCACCTCCAGTGCATtcacctccaccaccaccgGTTTACAAGTCACCTCCACCACCTCCTCTAGTTTACAAGTCCCCGCCACCACCTTACCATTATTTCTCACCACCACCTCCAGTTCATTCACCCCCATCACCACCAGTTTACAAGTCTCCGCCACCACCTTACCATTATTCCTCACCACCACCTCCAGGGCATTCACCCCCACCACCACCAGTTCACAAGTCTCCGCCACCTCCAGTCTACAAGTATAAGTCACCACCACCTCCTTCCCCAATTTACAAGTCACCATCACCACCTTCTCCAGTATACAAATTacctccaccacctcctccaGTTTACAAATCTCCACCACCATCAATTTATAAATACAAGTCTCCTCCACTACCTCCTCCAGTGTACAAGTCATCACCACCACCTGCTTACAAGTCTCCACCTCTTCCAGTTTACAGTTCCCCACCACCACCAATCTACAAGTCTCCACCTCCACCCTACCATTACTACTACaattctcctcctcctcctcctcgtcACTACTAA
- the LOC113714557 gene encoding uncharacterized protein, giving the protein MGSKAKATGSRLTPLLTTVLVVFVALGLPLETAADYYKYSSPPPPPYHYSSPPPPVYSPPPTPAYKLPPPSPPVYKSSPPPYHYSPPPVYLPPPSPVYKSPPLPPPVYNSPPPPVYKYKSPPPPPPVYKSPPPPVYKYKSLPPPPPVYKSPPPPVYEYKSPPPPPPVYKSPPPPVYKYNSPPPPPPVYLSPPPPYHHYYGSPSPHHY; this is encoded by the coding sequence ATGGggagcaaagcaaaagcaacGGGGTCTAGGCTGACTCCTCTTCTTACCACTGTTTTAGTGGTATTTGTCGCCCTTGGCTTGCCCTTGGAAACTGCAGCTGATTATTACAAGTATtcatctcctcctcctcctccttacCACTATTCTTCACCACCACCTCCAGTGTATTCACCTCCACCAACCCCTGCTTATAAGTTACCCCCACCATCTCCTCCAGTTTACAAGTCCTCACCACCACCTTACCACTACTCACCACCTCCGGTGTATTTACCTCCACCATCTCCAGTTTACAAGTCACCACCACTACCCCCTCCGGTATACAACTCCCCGCCTCCACCAGTGTACAAATACAAGtccccaccaccacctcctccagTTTACAAATCTCCACCGCCACCAGTTTACAAATACAAGTCACTCCCACCACCTCCTCCGGTATACAAGTCTCCTCCGCCACCTGTTTACGAGTACAAGTCTcctccaccacctcctccaGTGTACAAGTCCCCACCACCTCCAGTTTACAAGTACAACTCACCTCCACCTCCTCCCCCAGTTTACCTGTCTCCACCTCCACCCTATCATCACTACTACGGTTCTCCTTCTCCTCACCACTACTAA